Proteins co-encoded in one Prunus persica cultivar Lovell chromosome G6, Prunus_persica_NCBIv2, whole genome shotgun sequence genomic window:
- the LOC18774411 gene encoding protein HASTY 1 — protein sequence MEENNSNNVASNVAQAIAVALDWSSTSDARKAAVAFLESIKAGDVRVLANTSFHLVKKDWSSEIRLHAFKMLQHLVRLRWEELSPTERRNFANITVDLMSDIANPSEEWALKSQTAALVAEMVRREGLNLWQELLPTLVSLSYKGPIQAELVCMMLRWLPEDITVHNEDLEGDRRRLLLRGLTQSLPEILPLLYTLLERHFGAVLNEAGKQQLDLAKQHAATVTATLNAVNAYSEWAPLPDLAKYGIIHGCGFLLSSPDFCLHACEFFKLVSQRKRPIDDTSAPEFDSAMSNIFHILMNVSKEFLYRSGPSAGVIDESDIEFAEYICESMVSLGSTNLQCIAGDSTMLGLYLQQMLGFFQHLKLALHFQSLHFWLALMRDLMSKPKAVARSAGDGSDPVDTEKRKILSFLSDEICSAILDVSFQHMLKREKVLHGTSFALGPLELWSDDAEGKGNFGQYRSKLLELVKLVTSYKPLIAGANVSERIDKIIKNLLLSPMPAQDLAVMESMQLALENVVSTIFDGSNEIGGGHSEVQHGMCKIFEGLLQQLLSLKWTEPALVEVLGHYLDAMGPFLKYFPDAAGSVINKLFELLNSLPFVVKDPSTNSARYARLQICTSFIRIAKTADKSILPHMKGIADTMAYMQREGCLLRGEHNLLGEAFLVMASAAGIQQQQEVLAWLLEPLSQQWTQLEWQNNYLSEPLGLVRLCSETPVMWSVFHTITFFEKALKRSGTRKAHLNLQNNSTETATPLHPMASHLSWMLPPLPKLLRSIHSLWSPSVSQTLPGEIKAAMTMSDVEQFSLLGEGNPKFSKGAVTFSSGSLISASKEGYTEPNESDIRNWLKGIRDSGYNVLGLATTVGGSFYKCLDSQSVALALVENIHSMEFRHIRLLVHSVLIPLVKFCPVDLWETWLEKLLHPLFQHSQQALSCSWSSLLREGRAKVPDAHAILAGSDLKVEVMEEKLLRDLTREICSLLSVIASPQLNTGLPSLEHSGHVSRVDVSSLKDLDAFTSSSMVGFLLKHKGLALPALQICLEAFTWTDGESMTKVSSFCAALVALTISTNSTELQQFVSKDLFSAIIQGLALESNAFISADLISLCRDIYIYLCDRDPTPRQVLLSLPCIKQHDLLAFEEALTKTYSPKEQKQHMKSLLLLATGNKLKALVAQKSVNVITNVSTRPRNTVNVAETRVDEGESVGLAAIL from the exons ATGGAAGAAAACAACAGTAACAACGTGGCTAGCAACGTGGCCCAAGCCATTGCCGTAGCTCTCGACTGGAGCTCCACTTCCGATGCTCGCAAAGCAGCCGTTGCTTTCCTCGAATCC ATTAAAGCCGGAGATGTACGCGTTTTGGCAAACACATCATTCCATCTAGTGAAAAAAGATTGGTCTTCCGAAATTCGGTTGCATGCATTTAAAATGTTACAG CATTTGGTCCGGTTGAGGTGGGAAGAATTAAGCCCTACAGAGCGTAGAAACTTTGCAAATATCACTGTTGATTTAATGTCAGATATTGCAAATCCCAGTGAGGAGTGGGCTTTGAAAAGTCAGACAGCGGCCCTTGTTGCTGAG ATGGTTAGAAGAGAAGGACTAAATCTTTGGCAAGAACTGCTTCCAACTCTGGTTTCATTATCTTACAAGGGACCTATACAA GCTGAGTTGGTCTGCATGATGCTAAGGTGGCTTCCTGAAGATATTACTGTTCACAATGAAGATTTGGAAG GTGATCGGAGAAGGTTATTGTTGCGTGGGCTGACGCAATCTTTACCTGAAATATTGCCTCTATTATACACT TTACTAGAGAGGCACTTTGGAGCTGTGTTGAATGAAGCAGGAAAACAACAATTGGACCTCGCAAAACAACATGCAGCAACAGTAACAGCTACTTTGAATGCTGTTAATGCATATTCTGAATGGGCTCCATTGCCTGATCTTGCAAAATATGGTATAATTCATGG GTGTGGTTTCTTACTTTCTTCACCTGACTTCTGTCTTCATGCTTGTGAGTTTTTCAAACTTGTTTCCCAAAG GAAGAGACCTATTGATGATACCTCTGCTCCGGAATTTGATTCTGCAATGAGTAATATCTTTCATATATTGATGAATGTCTCCAAAGAATTTTTGTACAGATCAGGCCCCAGTGCTGGGGTAATTGATGAAAGCGATATTGAGTTTGCGGAATATATATGTGAAAGTATGGTATCTTTGGGTTCTACAAACTTGCAATGCATTGCTGGTGATAGCACCATGCTAGGTCTTTATTTACAACAG ATGCTAGGTTTTTTTCAGCATTTGAAGCTAGCTCTTCACTTTCAATCTCTCCACTTTTGGCTG GCACTAATGAGAGACTTGATGTCAAAGCCAAAGGCTGTTGCTCGCTCAGCTGGAGATGGTTCTGACCCAGTCGATactgaaaagagaaagatCTTAAGTTTTTTGAGTGATGAAATATGTAGTGCAATTCTGGATGTATCTTTCCAACACATGCTCAAGCGAGAAAAGGTTCTTCATGGAACATCATTTGCTTTGGGGCCGTTGGAGTTATGGAGTGATGATGCTGAGGGAAAGGGAAATTTTGGCCAGTATCGTTCAAAGTTG TTAGAACTGGTCAAGTTGGTGACTTCATACAAGCCTCTTATAGCTGGGGCTAATGTTTCTGAAAGAATtgataaaatcatcaaaaacCTCTTGCTTTCTCCAATGCCTGCTCAG GACTTAGCTGTGATGGAAAGCATGCAGCTGGCTTTAGAAAATGTTGTAAGCACTATTTTTGATGGATCAAATGAAATTGGTGGGGGTCATTCTGAAGTTCAACATGGCATGTGCAAAATATTTGAAG GTTTGCTTCAGCAACTTCTTTCTTTGAAGTGGACTGAGCCGGCCCTTGTGGAAGTACTGGGGCACTACTTGGATGCAATGGGGCCATTTTTGAAGTATTTTCCAGATGCTGCAGGCAGTgtcattaataaattatttgagcTCCTAAACTCACTTCCTTTTGTTGTTAAG GATCCATCTACAAATAGTGCACGGTACGCAAGGTTACAAATTTGTACATCATTTATTCGTATAGCCAAAACTGCTGACAAAAGTATTCTACCTCACATGAAG GGTATAGCTGACACCATGGCGTATATGCAAAGAGAAGGTTGTTTGCTTCGTGGTGAACATAATCTTCTAGGTGAAGCGTTTCTTGTCATGGCTTCTGCTGCTGG AATTCAGCAGCAGCAAGAAGTTTTGGCCTGGTTACTAGAACCCTTGAGCCAGCAATGGACGCAGCTTGAGTGGCAAAATAATTATCTATCTGAACCACTAGGTCTTGTTCGCTTGTGCTCTGAGACCCCAGTTATGTGGTCAGTTTTCCACACTATCACATTCTTTGAGAAAGCACTTAAGAGAAGTGGAACCAGAAAAGCGCATTTGAATTTGCAAAACAACTCAACAGAAACTGCTACTCCCTTGCACCCTATGGCTTCTCATCTCTCATGGATGCTGCCACCTCTTCCAAAA CTGCTTCGCTCCATTCATTCCCTTTGGTCTCCATCTGTATCCCAAACACTTCCTGGAGAGATTAAAGCTGCAATGACCATGAGTGATGTTGAGCAATTCAGTCTTCTTGGTGAAGGAAACCCTAAATTTTCAAAGGGTGCAGTAACCTTTTCTAGTGGATCTCTTATCAGTGCAAGTAAGGAAGGATACACAGAGCCAAATGAATCAGACATACGAAATTGGTTGAAAGGTATCAGAGACAGTGG GTACAATGTATTGGGCTTGGCAACCACTGTTGGGGGCTCATTTTACAAATGTTTGGATAGTCAATCTGTTGCTCTAGCTCTAGTGGAGAATATACATTCAATGGAATTCAGACATATCAGACTGCTTGTTCATTCAGTTTTAATTCCCTTGGTTAAATTTTGCCCTGTGGATTTGTGGGAGACATGGTTAGAGAAGCTCTTGCACCCATTATTTCAACACTCCCAGCAGGCTCTTAGTTGCTCCTGGTCCAGTCTTCTACGTGAAGGAAGAGCAAAGGTCCCAGATGCCCATGCCATACTCGCTGGGTCAGACTTAAAAGTGGAAGTAATGGAAGAAAAGCTACTTAGGGATTTAACTCGGGAGATTTGTTCACTCCTCTCTGTTATAGCTTCACCACAGCTAAATACCGGGCTTCCTTCCTTGGAGCACTCTGGGCATGTTAGTCGTGTTGACGTTTCTTCACTCAAAGATTTGGATGCATTCACTTCAAGCTCTATGGTTGG TTTCCTTTTGAAGCACAAAGGTCTTGCCCTTCCAGCGCTGCAGATATGTTTAGAAGCTTTTACATGGACAGATGGTGAATCCATGACTAaagtttcttccttttgtgcTGCCTTGGTTGCTCTAACGATATCAACAAATAGTACGGAACTCCAACAATTTGTGTCTAAGGATCTCTTTTCTGCAATCATCCAAGGTTTAGCCCTTGAATCAAATGCTTTCATCAGTGCTGATTTGATTAGTCTCTGTCgtgatatatacatatatcttTGTGATAGAGATCCAACTCCTAGGCAG GTTCTGCTCTCACTCCCTTGTATCAAACAGCACGATTTGCTTGCTTTTGAAGAAGCTTTGACGAAGACATATAGTCCCAAAGAACAAAAGCAACATATGAAAAGCTTGCTATTACTAGCTACTGGAAACAAGTTGAAAGCCCTTGTTGCTCAGAAAAGCGTAAATGTAATAACAAATGTATCAA CAAGGCCTCGCAACACCGTCAACGTTGCAGAAACCAGAGTAGATGAGGGAGAGAGTGTTGGACTGGCAGCCATATTGTGA
- the LOC18775014 gene encoding probable serine/threonine-protein kinase At1g54610, which translates to MGCVISREASSGVDSESKGEKKDLSVESKRKVDDVVVPKVDSETIEVHDGGGEAKKEENGHGGQRPPRGERRRSKPNPRLGNLPKQSRGEQVAAGWPPWLTEACGEALNGWIPRKADTFEKIDKIGSGTYSNVYKAKDMLTGKIVALKKVRFDNLEPESVRFMAREILILRRLDHTNVVKLEGLVTSRMSCSLYLVFEYMEHDLAGLAASPDIKFTEPQVKCYMHQLLSGLEHCHNRGVLHRDIKGSNLLIDNGGVLKIADFGLASFFDPNHKHPMTSRVVTLWYRPPELLLGATDYGVGVDLWSAGCILAELLAGKPIMPGRTEVEQLHKIYKLCGSPSDEYWRKAKLPNATLFRPREPYKRAIREAFKEFPPSSLPLIETLLAIDPAERQTATAALSSEFFMTEPYACEPSSLPQYPPTKEIDAKRRDDEARRLRAAGRTQAESAKKTRTRERAPRAMAAPEANAELQSNIDRRRLITHANAKSKSEKFPPPHQDGAVGYPLGSSHHIDPALVPPDVPFSTTSFSYPKESMQTWSGPLVDSTTAGGPRRKKHTGHDARETSKSYTGNHREKHQDARVRGKRSMA; encoded by the exons ATGGGGTGTGTGATTAGCAGAGAAGCGTCCTCAGGAGTAGATTCTGAGTCTAAGGGTGAGAAGAAGGATTTGAGTGTAGAATCTAAGAGGAAGGTAGATGATGTTGTGGTGCCGAAGGTAGATAGTGAAACTATTGAGGTTCATGATGGTGGGGGTGAGGCTAAGAAGGAGGAGAATGGTCATGGAGGTCAAAGACCTCCCAGGGGGGAGAGAAGGCGGTCAAAGCCAAACCCAAGGTTAGGTAATCTACCGAAGCAATCGCGTGGTGAGCAGGTGGCAGCCGGGTGGCCCCCCTGGCTCACGGAGGCGTGCGGGGAGGCGCTCAATGGGTGGATTCCACGGAAAGCAGACACGTTTGAGAAAATTGATAAG ATCGGGTCAGGAACATATAGTAATGTGTACAAAGCTAAAGATATGTTGACGGGGAAAATTGTTGCACTAAAGAAAGTTAGATTTGACAATTTGGAACCTGAGAGCGTGAGATTTATGGCTAGAGAAATCCTAATTTTGCGGAGACTGGATCATACCAATGTTGTAAAGTTGGAGGGTCTGGTTACATCGAGGATGTCATGTAGTTTGTACCTGGTGTTTGAGTACATGGAGCATGATCTAGCTGGACTTGCTGCAAGCCCAGATATTAAATTTACAGAACCTCAG GTCAAATGTTACATGCATCAACTGCTATCTGGACTTGAGCACTGTCACAACCGTGGTGTGCTTCACCGTGACATTAAGGGATCAAATCTTTTGATTGACAACGGAGGAGTACTTAAGATTGCTGACTTTGGGttggcttctttttttgaTCCAAACCACAAGCATCCCATGACTAGTCGGGTGGTTACTCTATGGTATCGACCTCCTGAGCTTCTTCTTGGTGCTACTGACTATGGTGTGGGCGTGGACCTTTGGAGTGCAGGTTGCATTTTAGCAGAGTTACTAGCTGGGAAGCCTATCATGCCTGGTCGTACAGAG GTGGAGCAACTACATAAGATATACAAACTATGTGGCTCACCTTCAGATGAATACTGGAGAAAGGCAAAGTTGCCCAATGCAACTCTATTTAGGCCCCGGGAGCCTTACAAAAGAGCCATAAGAGAGGCATTTAAAGAGTTTCCTCCATCATCATTGCCCCTTATCGAAACCCTTCTCGCAATTGATCCAGCAGAACGTCAGACGGCCACAGCTGCATTGAGCAGTGAG TTTTTCATGACAGAGCCTTATGCTTGTGAACCTTCTAGCCTCCCACAGTATCCCCCAACCAAAGAAATTGATGCCAAACGCAGGGATGATGAAGCTCGTAG ACTTCGAGCTGCTGGTAGAACCCAAGCTGAAAGTGCAAAGAAAACACGCACACGTGAACGTGCTCCTAGGGCTATGGCTGCTCCAGAAGCCAATGCCGAGCTTCAATCCAATATTGAC AGAAGGCGCCTAATTACACATGCAAATGCAAAGAGCAAAAGCGAAAAGTTTCCTCCACCACACCAGGATGGGGCAGTTGGCTACCCTTTGGGATCTTCACATCATATTGATCCTGCCCTTGTTCCTCCTGATGTCCCTTTCAGTACAACCTCATTCAGTTATCCTAAAGAATCAATGCAAACTTGGTCAGGTCCTTTGGTTGACTCTACTACTGCTGGTGGTCCAAGACGGAAGAAACATACCGGACATGATGCCCGAGAAACATCAAAATCCTATACAGGAAACCATAGAGAGAAACATCAGGATGCTCGTGTTCGAGGAAAGAGAAGTATGGCTTAA